One region of Oryza sativa Japonica Group chromosome 10, ASM3414082v1 genomic DNA includes:
- the LOC136353518 gene encoding uncharacterized protein, with protein sequence MGLSTLALTLAPASLRGFDREAVQVLGLTQLLVAFGTGENRREEQVLFDVVDIPYNYNAIFGHATLNKFEAISHHNYPKLKTLGPAGVIVVKGLQSSASSKGDLAIINRAVHNVEAEPHDRAKHAPKPAPHGKIIKMQIDDANPTKLGPDEVGGVSTDLIMHHLAVKPDAKPRKQKLRKMSADRQEAAKAEVQKLLKAGVIQEIDHPEWLANPVLVRKSNGKWRMCVDFTDLNKACPKDDFPLPRIDQLVDSTAGCELMSFLDAYSGYHQIHMNPADIPKIAFITPFGTFCHLRMPFGLRNAGATFARLVYKVLYKQLG encoded by the exons atggggtTGTCCACTCTAGCCCTTACCCTAGCACCAGCCTCGCTCCGTGGTTTCGACAGAGAAGCAGTTCAAGTTCTTGGCCTAACACAGTTGCTGGTAGCTTTCGGCACAGGGGAAAACAGACGCGAAGAGCAAGTATTATTCGACGTTGTGGACATCCCGTACAACTACAACGCCATCTTCGGCCATGCGACcttgaacaagttcgaagctATCTCCCACCACAATTATCCGAAGCTCAAGACGCTCGGCCCGGCGGGAGTGATCGTAGTCAAGGGGCTTCAGTCTTCGGCCTCTTCGAAAGGCGATCTGgccataatcaacagagcagtGCATAATGTTGAGGCCGAACCACATGACCGGGCGAAGCACGCGCCAAAGCCTGCCCCTCACGGCAAGATAATCAAGATGCAGATTGATGACGCCAACCCCACAAAGCTC GGCCCTGATGAGGTGGGAGGTGTTTCGAcagatctcatcatgcatcacctgGCAGTCAAGCCGGATGCCAAGCCAAGGAAACAGAAGCTGCGCAAGATGTCCGCTGATCGCcaagaagcagcaaaagccgaaGTCCAAAAATTGCTCAAGGCTGGGGTCATCCAAGAGATCGACCATCCTGAGTGGCTGGCGAATCCAGTGCTGGTGCGGAAATCAaacggcaaatggcgcatgtgtgtcgatttcacagaccTGAACAAGGCATGTCCGAAGGACGATTTTCCTTTGCCACGGATCGACCAACtcgtggattcaacagctggCTGCGAACTCATGAGTTTTTTGGATGCATATTCCGGCTAtcaccagatccacatgaacccGGCCGACATCCCCAAGATAGCCTTCATCACACCGTTCGGCACCTTTTGTCAtctcaggatgcctttcggcctGAGGAATGCCGGGGCAACCTTCGCCAGGCTGGTATACAAGGTCCTTTACAAGCAGTTAGGGTGA